In the genome of Lagopus muta isolate bLagMut1 chromosome 21, bLagMut1 primary, whole genome shotgun sequence, one region contains:
- the C1QB gene encoding complement C1q subcomponent subunit B yields the protein MQTVWVVLICLTGGQLVSGTLCKTYGTIPGIPGSPGQPGINGRDGENGPKGEQGPPGLVEHEQDIGEKGDPGEPGYPGKVGPRGSPGSKGLPGPMGPPGPQGDIGDYKVTLKSAFSAARTISIFPRREQPIRFDRIITNENRHYENRYGRFTCQVPGVYYFTYHVTSKGNLCLQMKKGRGGSRGEKVVTFCDYVQSSYQVTTGGVVLRLAVNESVWLEPTEKNSVVGIEGADSIFSGFLISPEV from the exons ATGCAGACTGTGTgggtggtgttgatctgcctcACTGGAGGGCAGCTGGTGAGTGGCACGCTCTGCAAGACTTATGGCACCATCCCAGGCATCCCGGGGTCACCAGGCCAACCTGGCATCAATGGCAGAGATGGGGAGAATGGTCCAAAGGGCGAGCAAG GTCCTCCTGGACTCGTGGAGCACGAACAGGACATTGGTGAAAAGGGAGACCCAGGAGAGCCAGGATATCCTGGGAAGGTTGGCCCCAGGGGATCCCCAGGTTCAAAAGGGCTGCCGGGCCCCATGGGACCCCCTGGCCCCCAGGGAGACATCGGTGACTACAAGGTCACCCTCAAGTCTGCCTTCTCCGCTGCCAGGACCATCAGCATCTTCCCACGCCGGGAGCAGCCCATCCGCTTTGACCGCATCATCACCAACGAGAACAGACACTACGAGAACCGGTACGGCCGCTTCACCTGCCAGGTCCCCGGCGTTTATTACTTTACCTACCACGTCACATCCAAGGGCAACCTGTGCCTCCAAATGAAGAAGGGACGAGGTGGCAGCAGGGGTGAGAAAGTGGTGACGTTCTGCGACTACGTGCAGAGCAGCTACCAGGTCACCACGGGAGGCGTGGTGCTCAGGTTGGCAGTCAATGAGTCTGTCTGGTTGGAGCCGACAGAGAAGAACTCCGTCGTGGGGATCGAAGGGGCTGACAGCATCTTTTCTGGGTTCCTGATTTCCCCTGAGGTTTAG